Proteins found in one Stigmatopora nigra isolate UIUO_SnigA chromosome 15, RoL_Snig_1.1, whole genome shotgun sequence genomic segment:
- the LOC144208637 gene encoding charged multivesicular body protein 6-like, with the protein MGNVFGGKNRPSRVTEQDLAVLQLKQQRDKLKQYQKRITLQLDKERLLAKQLLKDGKKEKAVLLLKKKRYQNQLLDKTENQISNLERMVQDIEFMQIEMKVMEGLKAGNDCLKSMHQIMSIEDVEKILEETHESIEYQKQIDELLAGALTQEDEDAILAELEDIIQGDDVTLPDVPTESLPEVPEAADPEVATRRKMKREMLSA; encoded by the exons ATGGGAAACGTGTTTGGGGGAAAGAATCGACCCTCGCGTGTCACGGAACAAGACTTAGCCGTCTTG CAATTGAAGCAACAAAGAGATAAACTGAAGCAGTACCAAAAAAGGATCACGCTCCAGCTGGACAAAGAAAGACTTCTGGCCAAGCAGCTGCTCAAAGATGGCAAAAAAGA aaaggcTGTGCTGCTCCTTAAGAAGAAACGCTATCAGAATCAATTGCTAGACAAGACTGaaaaccagatttccaacctgGAACGCATG GTGCAAGATATCGAGTTTATGCAAATTGAGATGAAAGTCATGGAAGGATTGAAAGCAGGCAATGACTGTCTGAAAAGTATGcaccag ATTATGTCAATCGAAGATGTGGAGAAAATCCTTGAGGAAACCCACGAATCAATTGAATatcaaaag CAAATCGACGAATTGCTGGCCGGCGCTTTGACACAGGAGGACGAAGACGCCATTTTGGCCGAGCTGGAAGACATCATCCAG GGAGATGATGTTACGCTTCCAGACGTTCCCACGGAATCGCTCCCAGAAGTTCCAGAGGCGGCCGACCCAGAAGTGGCTACAAGACGGAAAATGAAGCGAGAGATGTTGTCAGCATAA